The window GCGGGCGGCAGGCTCCCCAGGGCCTCTTCGCTCAACCTTTCAGCCTTCTCATTGGTCATGGTTCCGTTTTTAAAACCCTCGATTATGCGAATTCTGTTCTGCTTATCATGCACATAGTACTCCGGGCAGATAAAACCGGAACCGAGGGCAAGCCCGATCATGCCACCCCGATCGGCAATCTCACGAATCATCTCATCGTTCAGGTTACGTTCATTCGCGCACACCGATCTTGCGTTCGAGTGGCTGGCAACAAAGGGTTTATCAGTGATTTCTGCAATATTCCAGAACGCCTCATCGGAGGCATGGGAGACATCCACAACCACGCCAAGCTCGTTGCAGCGCTGAATTAACTGCTCTCCTAATGCGGTGAGCCCGCCACCACTGCCAAAGACAGTACCGCAAAATTCATTATCGTCCCAGGCAATGGTCAGCAGCCGGACCCCATCCTGATAGAACTCATCTAGCAGATCAACACGCCCCTGCAGCGGCACAGCGCCTTCAATGGCTTTGACAATACCGGTCAGTCGCCTGCCTTTCGACCTTGCCTCAACCAATGTTTGCAAATCTGCCTTGGATCGTACCAGGGAAAGTTGCTCGCTGTGGGAGGCAACAAGATCGTCTATGGCTGCCAGGTACTCCTTACATGATTTGTAATCCTGTTCCGGTTTGCCGGTTGCCATCACAAAACAGGCAAAGACCTGCAAGGCCACATTTGCATCAGCCAACTGCGGTAAACCAATGTGTAATCCCTGCCCGCTCGGGAAGTCCCCATCACCATCGGCAACGGCTTTAATCGTATCACAATGCAAATCGACGAACTCCATTACACCTCCAGGTTATTACCAGTATGTACTGAATCAGACAACTGAGGCCGATCCCAGAGAAAACTGAGACCGGCCCTGATCTGTCAGGTGAAAGGGGTGAGGATAAAGGGGAACCTATATCTTTCTCCTGACACCTCACCCTTCACATTTCTAGCTCTTCGCTTGTTGACTGCGAATCTCAGCCAGCATCTCCCGGCCACCGTTTTCGAGAATGTACTCCCCTGCCTCCTCTCCGAGACTGGTTGCACTTTCCACCGCACCACTTACGGTTTTACGTAAAATACGTGTACCATCAAGGCTGACCAGACCGACAGTCAGGGTAATGCCTTGCTCACTGAGTTTGGCGAGGCCAAAAGCCGGAATAGAGCAGCCACCTTCCAGGGCTTTCAGATACGCCCGCTCCGCCAACAGGCATGCTTCACTTTTGCTGTTATTGAGACAAGCCCGAATTTTTTCCAACTTGTCACCGTCAAGACTGGTAGCAGCCTCTATCGCGATACAACCCTGCCCCACCGGCGGCACAAATTGTTCTTCATCAAATATTTTCACAATAAGGTCATCGTATTCCATGCGCTTTACCCCGGCATAAGCCAGCATCAGGGCATCACAATCCCCATCGCGCATCTTACGGATTCTGGTCTGCAGGTTTCCACGCATCTCAACCGCTTCCACGTGCGGGTAGAAATGCTTCAACAGGGCTACCCGTCTCACCGACGAGGTGCCAATACGAACTTTCCTACTGGTATCTTCGAGATCAATGCTCTTATCATCACTCACCAGAACATCGTTTACCTTCTCGCGATCGGTAAAGGCGATCAGCTCGAATCCTTCCGGCAGGCTCGATTGCATGTCCTTGGCGCTGTGCACTGCGATATCGGTAATGCCGCCTGCCAACTGCTCTTCAAGCTCCTCTGTGAAAACGCCTTTGCTGCCGATTTTAGCGATAGAGGTATCGAGAACTTTATCGCCAATGGTCTCCATGCTACTTATTTTGGTATGTATGCCGACAGCCTGCAACATTGCAGCAACCGTTTCAGTCTGCCACATCGCGAGTTTGCTCTTTCTGGTACCGATTGTAATAGTGGTCATTTGTTTTTCCTTACTTCAAGCAGAGCGGTAATTATAGTATTGTATAAAATCTGGTGTGAAGTGCTTCTCAAGTATCTTGACTGGCCCCTGAATCTACCATATACACTGGAGCAATGGAATCCATCTTTGGGTCCACCAAGTCAATCTGTCATGCGAATTCTTCTGTATAATATCCGATATGCCACCGGCCATCTGAAAGGATATCACAAGCCGTTTCCGTTTATTGGTTTCTTCAAGCGTACCGAGGTCAATCTCCAGCGCATAATCAATTTCATCCGCTCTGTTGACCCGGATATCATCGGCCTGATTGAAGTCGACTCCGGTTCTTATCGCTCCCGTAAAACCTGCCAGGCAGAAGAAATCTCCAACATCCTTGGCTATAACTGTATTGCGGAAACCAAATACAGTGAAAAATCACTGGCCCAGAAGGTGCCCATTCTCAACAGGCAATCCAATGCTCTGCTAACCCGGGAACGGATCCACGACAACACCTTCCACTATTTCCGAGAGGGCGTAAAGCGGCTCATCATCAAAACTGAACTGGAGGAGGCAGTAATCTTTCTGGTGCACCTCTCACTCAAATACCGACATCGCCAGCACCAGCTTGAGTATCTGCACACCCTGGTAAGGCGCACCAAAAAGGAAGTTATTGTGGCAGGTGACTTCAACACATTTTTCGGCAGTCGTGAATTAAAACTCTTTCTTGCCGCTTCAAATCTTGAGAGCGCCAATATTGAGAATATCCCCTCACATCCAAGTCATTCACCCCATAGACAGATAGACTTCATCCTCCACAGCCCTGGGATATCCATAGATAACTTTTATATTCCCGATGTCCGGCTGTCTGATCATTCGCCGCTGATTTGTGATTTCTCGTTCAAGTCATCGGTTGCAGCAGAACGGTTTTCGGCAGTGACACCGTAAAGCAACTTCCCTTATGCAGTTCACTGGTAACTGAAACTGTTCCGCCATGGGCTTCGACAATCGCCTTCACCAGGTTCAGCCCCAACCCCAATCCCTGCTGCGACCTGGATCGGTCTCCCCGGTAAAGCCTGTCCCAGATTCGTCCCTGTTCATTTGGTGAAATGCCCATGCCGTCATCCTGAAAGTGGATGTGGATGAAG of the Desulfosediminicola ganghwensis genome contains:
- a CDS encoding dipeptidase produces the protein MEFVDLHCDTIKAVADGDGDFPSGQGLHIGLPQLADANVALQVFACFVMATGKPEQDYKSCKEYLAAIDDLVASHSEQLSLVRSKADLQTLVEARSKGRRLTGIVKAIEGAVPLQGRVDLLDEFYQDGVRLLTIAWDDNEFCGTVFGSGGGLTALGEQLIQRCNELGVVVDVSHASDEAFWNIAEITDKPFVASHSNARSVCANERNLNDEMIREIADRGGMIGLALGSGFICPEYYVHDKQNRIRIIEGFKNGTMTNEKAERLSEEALGSLPPAQIGQLIEHIRHFINVGGEDCLGFGSDFDGVTGLIADASGIGVLPGIAAEMVKSGLSQKVVEKICSGNALRFFGEQLA
- the hemC gene encoding hydroxymethylbilane synthase, producing MTTITIGTRKSKLAMWQTETVAAMLQAVGIHTKISSMETIGDKVLDTSIAKIGSKGVFTEELEEQLAGGITDIAVHSAKDMQSSLPEGFELIAFTDREKVNDVLVSDDKSIDLEDTSRKVRIGTSSVRRVALLKHFYPHVEAVEMRGNLQTRIRKMRDGDCDALMLAYAGVKRMEYDDLIVKIFDEEQFVPPVGQGCIAIEAATSLDGDKLEKIRACLNNSKSEACLLAERAYLKALEGGCSIPAFGLAKLSEQGITLTVGLVSLDGTRILRKTVSGAVESATSLGEEAGEYILENGGREMLAEIRSQQAKS
- a CDS encoding endonuclease/exonuclease/phosphatase family protein; its protein translation is MRILLYNIRYATGHLKGYHKPFPFIGFFKRTEVNLQRIINFIRSVDPDIIGLIEVDSGSYRSRKTCQAEEISNILGYNCIAETKYSEKSLAQKVPILNRQSNALLTRERIHDNTFHYFREGVKRLIIKTELEEAVIFLVHLSLKYRHRQHQLEYLHTLVRRTKKEVIVAGDFNTFFGSRELKLFLAASNLESANIENIPSHPSHSPHRQIDFILHSPGISIDNFYIPDVRLSDHSPLICDFSFKSSVAAERFSAVTP